The Vitis vinifera cultivar Pinot Noir 40024 chromosome 7, ASM3070453v1 genomic interval tccgagaaaatccaagcaaaaaccctgcaacccctgtttgattcccaagaaaatccatcccccattcgatttccgggaaaattcatcctcgtttgatttccgagaaaatccaagcaaaaaccctgcaacccccgtttgattcccaagaaaacccatcccccattcgatttccgggaaaattcatcctcgtttgatttccgagaaaatccaagcaaaaaccccaaggaaaaccaaaaaaatggattttcttttgctccctgcgttttctggatccgttttaggggtctctttgctattgtgcgattggatttaaatttcacgaaccttgaatcaaaactgagaaacgggaaaaatcaagaagaggCGAGCCactgtgctggagaagagatgaaaacgggaagaaaaaaaaaacacgggaaacagattgttttttttttgtttaattttgttctgtgaacagtaaaaaaacggggaaaacaagattttgttgttctctaaacagtgtcattttgagaacacgggaaacaacaaaaacaaaaatcactctctcaaccaaacgagtttttggtgttttttgttttcaagaacagaaaacagttcttgaaaacactaaacaaacaggcccttggttacccacccatattcacttgaaaatatgtacctataagggatttggtgactggacaaggcatttacactaagagTACAAAGCAAATGTGCCAattgtacaagtgtgtacaggggtgcctatcttgaaggatttgaaatgcttttgaaaaaattgcttgctCATTTACTTTTTCTAAGAGGaacattcctcatttcccttcatacacattcattggatgaGATAGCGCGCTTATGATGAATAGGAACCTCGATTTGGTCTCATTTTTCCCCAACTCAGTGAGCCATGACATTGGAACGTGGTTAACCCAGCCATATGCACTAGTTCTGTTGTATCTAGGTTGAATTTTtgcaactgtacaaggcatttacactaagtgtacaaggccaatgtactaaaagtacaagggtgtacaagggtgtctatcttactttttccaaacgtggggaacaatcctcacacatgttgcttgataacacacgcattgcatgcaatttaattgatgtctaccatgttcattcatcctattggcttccctagtaatgatgaatatgaaccgaaattagggtaaacttttgtgtcattttccctagtccatggtaatggaaacattggttacccacccatattcacttgaaaatatgtacctattagggatttggtgactagacaaggcatttacactaaatGTCAAagcaaatgtgctaactgtacaagtgtgtacaggGGAGCCTATCTTGAAGGAtttgaaatgcttttgaaaaaattgcttgctCATTTACTTTTTCTAAGAGGgacattcctcatttcccttcatacacattcattggatgaGATAGCGCGCTTATGATGAATAGGAACCTCGATTTGGTCTCATTTTTCCCCAACTTGGTGAGCCATGACATTGGAACGTGGTTAACACAACCATATGCACTAGTTATGTTATATCTAGGTTGAATTTCtgcaactgtacaaggcatttacactaagtgtacaaggccaatgtactaaaagtacaagggtgtctatcttactttttccaaacgtgaGGAACAACAACAGCCAACATACGAACCTAGAGGACTATACAAAATTCATCGTGCTGAAACTTATGGAAGAACTCACAAAACATCATTATGGGGTTGAGCTGCTTCAGTTCAGGAATCCCAGCAAGAGAGACATCTTGCTTTGTATGACAAACACATGCTTCAATAATTGTAACAATTGTAAATTAGGAATTATAGAGGTAACCTGCCTGTAATCTAACGAGAATTGACTTGATAGATTAGCTTTTTAACCAAGTACTTAGTGATGAAAATGTGTTTTGTGCTTGAACGGTGTCATTCCCATTAGTCCAAAATTTTGGGATGATGATCGCCATTTTTCGATGTGCCGAATGATTACTTTTAAGGTGTGGAGCTACTGCATTCTGAGAATcgttaataataatttttaaaatcatacatAATAACTTCCAAAATAAAGACTAATAATTTTCAAGTGATTATGGATTATTCTTgagtttcccttttctcttGTCTGAACTTGCTAGTTCCCAATACTAAAGTAGGAGTCCATTGATAATTTAAACACAAATATTGACTATAAGTCTCTgaaaaaccttattattataaTCAATCAAGCCAATATTCACCCAACTAACCCAAGGGCAAAGTGGGTTCTTATTACCAAGCCATGACCAATTTTGCCCACAAAAAAAACCTAggacaaaaaagggaaaaagccacatgaaaaaatgttatatatatatatatatatgaaaaaaaaaaagatctcaaACCACATGGCATCCACATGATTGAGAAACAccaatttagaatttattttgatagggGATTTActttagagaatattttttgaaaacaagttatttttgttcaaaaccccCATGAGCATGCAATCTAATGATGTATAAGGCATAAGAGTAGAGAAACGAAAGGAATGGATATTCATGACATATTTTCTAGCGCAATTTTCTAAAAGAATAATGACGTATTTTCTTATGACTGTAGACAGTTGATGGATGAGATCAATTAGTCATAATTCTACCCTTATTGCAAGATCATTATTCGCTGAGATCCTTTTGTTTCCCTTCAGGGCTTTGGATTCCTGAATTGTAATCCTTTTTCCTTCTCACTTCCAATTAAGGAATGCAAGCACGCAACCTGGTTTCACCTACACATCTTGCCCTCTTATATAAAGCCACCACCGAAGGCCTTATGAACTAAACAGAGATACCCAGTTTAATTTAAGAACTTTATCAAATGAAGGAAGTAATTGCTCTGGTAGAAATATCAACTGATTTAATTTCTGACAGTCGTACATCAACCTCCATAGCATTACATCTACTAAAAGGGTTCCTATTCTAGTTTCACATGTAGAATTGCATTTATAATTCTTACACTACATTCCAacttcaaccaaacaaaagctaAAACAAAAGGCCTAAGCTAGAGCCATTTGCATTTCAGCACCCAGATTGCCTAAGCCTGCATTGAGGCTGTGTACACCCAAGGTTGCCAGGATTGATGATGAGCCCCTGATGAAGCCAAGGTTTCCATTTTCACCATTAGAACAACCAGCAACAAGTGATCAGATATTCAATGGCAAATCAGGTGGGCACGACACTGCCAACAGGCACTGCATGACTTGTGGGCACGTCATGTGACACTGGCAACATGTGATGGCATGCTCATGTGCTTCAATTAAGTTACGGGCTCCAACACTCTGAAACTTTCCCTAAGTCGCTAGAGGCTTTAGACGAATTTTTCAAGTGATATAACTTTCCCTTCCAAACTTTCACCAACTTCTATTGAACAGCAGAAGCTAAAACGGgcacataaaaatattttgtataacacaaaaaaaaaaaatgccttgCGCTTCCAATAAGTCTATCCAAACAAGACTTATGTCACGCAAATTGTGCGACATGCAGGAAAAGCTAGAGAGGTAGATGTCTAAGGTGAAGAGAAGTGACGAAAATGTACAACAAACATGAAGGATGGTTTAATTCAAGTCAATCAAAACCTAGTTGACCCAACTAAGGAAGAGTATGATGCATTCTCATCACTGGCTGTTGGCCTCTTCTCACCATCCCTGTTTGATGCTCCATTCCCAATTTTGGGAAGTAGCCCTGTTTCTAGACCAGCCATATCATGCAACTCTAATCGTCGTTGTTTTGCTTCTTCTATATCACCTTCCCAGCAAGTTTCGGAAATAATTTCAAGCACTTTCTCCATCTTATCCTCTGTCACAAGCTCTCCATTTTGCAAGAGGACAAGGTAAACTTGTTCAGCTAAAGCCTTCCGGATCTAAGGGAGATAGCAAAAAAACAATCCATCAGCAAGGGACAGTTTATTATATAATTGAGAGGCaaattttttagggtttaaaaTTCAGTAAAAGTGATAATATTTTGTGTGCACCACATACCTTGGGATATCTATGGCCCAGGAAAGTGAGAAGATGAGAAAAGGCTTGGGTGTTGACGGATTCTGGAACGGAAGCAATATACCCAAGTATTGCAATGCCAGCATATAACTTGGAGAAATCCTTTGTCACCTTCAATTCCACTGCCAGAGAATCCAAAACACCAACACAGAATATTGGAGTATGGCCCTGGAAATTGAGATATCTTAAAAATGTGTTGACACCAAAGAATTAAAACTACTGACATAAAATTCCATAAAGGAACCAGGATCATGCAAAAACCAATATTAGCTTAATCTttctaattacaagaatttaGTCggatagaaaattttattaacaattCCAGAATTGCATGAAGGGTTCATTGTTGTCCTGGAACATCTAACTGTCCTGTCATTTTCACCTTGTTTCTATTGTTTGGTCTTGGTATGGATTGAAGTAGAACAGAAAATAAACTACCCAAGTCCAGGGAATGCATTCAACCAACATGGGAAGtcaaaacaaatataaagtTCTCTTGAATGAAATGATAAATTTTCCACTAACATTGCCTGACAAGGGACACCATTTATCTGGCATGCTTTCACATCTCAAGAAATTGAGACTTCTGAATTCAATCTTCTAGGGAAACATGAATTTATGAACCAGTCTATATGTCAGCACAAAAACTGAGCTGATAAgatctagaaaagaaaaaatatactttgattaaattagtaatttttttgCATCAGTAAGCCAGATTTCAATTTAATGGCTTGAAAGGTCAGGATTGTCTGTATATTCTAGAAAAATGCATAGAATTGGAGAAACTCTTCTGGTTGGATGAAATGATAGatcctattacaaaaaaattaaattttaatattttaataaatgccTCTACATTAAGCACGCTTTCATACAATTAACAATGATATACCAATAGAATCAAACAgaaatcttcaaattgatagcaatgaacaaaaatttgaatgggaaaaaaattgaaacattcTATCATCTGTGAATTAGCATAGCAATAAAAGGAGAGTGTCAACTAACCTCCATGTTCAATAATATCTTTTTGCTGAAAAGAATCTCAAAGGTCTTAAATACAGAggtaatttcattaaaaataattcatctgAAAGAAGATAGGGCCTAAATCtgagaaaaaaatatctataGAAGAGTGGAAGTAGAGGTGTAAACATGCAAAAGGAATCATGAAAACCCATATAAATGCACAATATGCAACAACAAAGTATAGGCTATTgaaatgcaaaagatgcaatAAATACGAAAACAGAGAGAATCTAAAAGCTGAAGATATATCTTTCAAAAGCACATGGGAAGGACATGTTTTTGTCTAAGGATGAACCATTGTAGAGTCTAGGACCACAAGATATAGCATTCCACTTGGTTTAATTTCTCATCAATCACCTTTTTCTTTCATCAGtttcaattctcaattttcGTTAAGAAATCTAAATAGCGGAGAATGGCAACCCTGTACAGGAAACAACATAGTAGTGATTAAAAAGTGCCTTCTGCATTAGGTGAAATATGGAAGTAACCTATGCCCCAATGGGTAAGGAGAGAACAACGCATAGACCCAACCATGGCTAGAATATGGATGTTTAGAGATGAGCATTAATATATTCTTAAGGCTTCGTTTAAAGTATTATGATTTGTAACAGAAGTTCCTTTGTGGTGATGGGTAATAGATTCAAAACCAACAAACTCATTGGTAGAGGAACATTGATAAGCATTGGGAATATGTCTAACTGCAGAATCGAACCCATAGTGCTAGTTGTTCCAAATGAAAACACAAACTACTAAAAACATAAGCTGTGAAAGCAAGATATAGCAAGAAAGTGAACTATAAACAGTCCCCACCAAAATGCCAGCAAAATGATCCTAAAAATGTAGGTATATGCTGACTTTATTTCTGGTTAATTTTACTATGATAATGTATTGGTCTAGTTACTATAATGGTATAGTGGGGGTTCAGTAGATCTGGGTTCTATCAGTGCATGCATGCACAAAACAACATAACAGAACTTACTTCCAGGGATCATCCCCAACAAGAAGTACATCATTCTCATAATCCACATACACCATTTTCCAACCTGAGCCTTTCTCGTCGTTGAGCACACCTTCAACTCCAAACATGCATTCAATTTCCTAGCATAATTCTTCATAATTCTTAAAACTTGCAACATCAATTAACCTCCCAACTAATCCCATTTTTTGAACCTGCCATAGCAAAAAATGCCATCAAAACCAGAACTCCAtgttttctaataaaaaaatccacCAAAAAAGAATGTCCTTATTGAATGATGCAAAGTAGAAACATATGATAAAAGACAGTTCGTTGGCAAACATAGAAACGTCAATGTGTAGCAAAATGGAGTTTGCAGTGACATTATGGTAGTAACAATATGTTAAAACTAAACTGGGCACACACTAGATCAAATGAGGCATGTAGGAGTGTTGTTGACTTGTTCAATATACTTCAGGTGGTAACGATGGGCATGCCTCAATCTTTTTGATGAAAAAGAGACAATGTAGTCATTTAAAGATATACAAATTGTTAGTTAAAAAAAACTTGTATCAGCAGAAATAATACATGGTACTATAAAACATACCACAAGGTGAGTCTACCACAAACCAGTACGCATGTGGCACACATATAGAGACCAGGAATCAATAATAAGTTAATGTCTATATGGAAATGAGCTCTCAAATACTACTCTATCACGAGACATTGCATCTATGAATTTACTTGACACATTGTTATTAAcacaaaaaatttcatgttttaaacaaaaaacaaaatttgtcgATGCTAAATATACTGATCACTTCCAATCAAGCAAGAAAAGATTTAACCTCAGATACTAAGTCACACCAAAGCTTATGGGGATCCCAATCCATTTATATGGAGCCAGGATTGTGGCTCTACAATGATTGGTCAATGGTTATTTAGCTGATGATTCCTATACAATATCCTAAATTAAAAAGACCTACAGGAGAAACAAATTAGAACAAGTGATCTAGAGTTATTCAGTATTGGGGCAGATTTAGTCCAGCGCCACCCAGAAACCATGCTTGCACTTTTAACcgacaaaataatttattacagGACAAAATAAGGAGAGTTGATTTCTAAAGTAGGATTGATAAGTTACCTTCTCATTTACCAATTCAGTGATGACAGATGCACATTGCTGCAATGACTTAATCCTTGTCATGCAGTGAGTTGATGGTTGCTCTAAAGCATCTCCTATATCCATGGATCCTTGTGAAGTCCCAGAAGGTTCCGAGCTATGACTTTCCAAGCTTCCAGTATAACATGTGTTAGTGATTCCTGCACCAGCAATTGGCATTGGTGCACTTGATTTGGTCTTCATATTTGCAGATGTTAGAGGGGCACTCCCTGATTTGCATTGTGAATGACTTGGCTTGGAAGCAATAGCTAAGGAAGATGACACATCCATTGGGGGTCCAGATACAAAAACATAATCCTGATCAACCAACTCCTCCAATGAATCCACAATTGTGGAATCCAtacaaataagataataaaaaagaacataaaTTTTAGCAACACGTTTTTTTAGATAATAGAATATTAAAATGAGCaatgaaatattattgaaaacttTGGTACCTCTTGAACAACTTCTCATTGGTCTTTGTTCCATGGATTTTAGAGGTTCTTTGACATTCTCATTTGAAGGCCTAAGACTGTCAATCCTAAAGCCAGTAATTTCTGGTTTATGTGATGCACTGCTGTATTTAAAAGCAAGATCCGTGTTGTTGGGAGTGTTAAATATTGCTTCCCTTATATCAACTTTGTTATCAAGAGAAAATCCATAGGTAGACTTCATTGAGGACCTCTTCCTCAAAAATGATGGGCTCCCTTCAGCACCACTAGAATCATCATCTAGAGGAATAGACATACAATCCTCTTGAGAACTTGCCTCTGTCTTTCTCACAGGATTGCATTCAGACAAAGGAAACCCATCATTTATTCTTGATGATCTCATACTATTGCATGCCACGAAGGATTTTAACATGAgtaaagaatgaaaatatcatatgCCAAGATCGAgaagagtaaaaaaaattttctcCTTTACCTTAATGCTTCATCTGGTTGCTTTTGAGAAATGAATAGGTGGTTAAAAAACTCTTCAAATGTTAGTCGTTCCACTGCATATACAAGGACATAGAAGGATCTCATACTATTGCATGCCATGAAGGATTTTAACATGAgtaaagaatgaaaatatcatatgCCAAGATCGAGAagagtaaaattttttttctcctttaccTTAACGCTTCATCTGGTTGCTTTTGAGAAATGAATAGGTGgttaaaaaacttttcaaatgttAGTCGTTCCACTGTATATACAAGGACATAAAAGGATCAAAGAGCTATTAAACCTCAATAAGCCTTTAGTATTAGAACTACAATGATTTCTTTTTGGCACAATCAGATATCCTCTCCTGGTTTTCTAGCAACCaattaaacaattataaattattttcaattatatatgacaatttttcacaaatatttttttgaatttaaaatatacaaatagcatgaaaaaaaaaatctaaaaaaaattacaaaaataaaatcagatCGATTAAGCCATGAATCATGAGTTGCAAGTAAAATGCATTTTCTATATTCTCAAggcttaaagaaaaaattatggttcaaaaattttccttctttttctcattattttctcagCATCCGAATAATAGTAGCAAACCAAGAAGTCAATTATTGAATGGGAATAGTAACTTGAACTCCGGAGATCAAGTTGAACACAGTTTAGAGATTTGGACTAAGAAAATTTAGGTCAAGATTTAGGCAATCTACTAATCTCAAATATGCAACAAGAGAGACCCAACTGAAATCCATACCTTATTCAAATTTTCGAGAGAGACGAAtgcgagaaaaaatgaaagagccgcagagattgagatgcaagtgatggaggtgcttaggaggaagagaagaaaacgactTCTAGGCTTGAAATGTTGAAGAGAGACCAAAATTAGGgcaaaattctaaaaaactacagagattgagatgcaagcGATGGAGAAACTTGGGAGGAAGAGAAAAAACGGCTTCTAGGCAGAGAAGAAAATGGCTTCTAGGCACAGAAGAAAACGGCTTCTAGGCAGAGAAGAAAACGACTTTTAGGCAGAGAAGAAAACGACTTATAGGTAGAGAAGAAAATGGCTTATAGGCTTGAAATGCTGAAGAGAGCAAAATTAGGGCAAAATTTCAAAGAGCCGTagagattgagatgcaagcGATGGAGGAACTCGGgatgaagagaagaaaacggctTCTAGGCTTGAAATCTGAAGAGACACCAAAATTAGGGCAAAATTCCAACctggatttttttgtttattatttttttttttcataatcagcaaaggttatttttggaattaataaaagtgcatatccttctttttaattacaattaattatttttaatttttttatattttattaaaaaaaatatagtatattgttattgttaatgttaattgtaatatatattttttcttaaaccgaatttatataataatttaggagaatttgtaataaaaaaactattttaaagatAATCTTTTGATATATATCTCTTTGTGAGTTCCAATAAAAGGGAGATAAATATATtacaattataatttaatagatacatctaatgaaaatttattatattctcTTCTTACactataatttctttttcttgttttcatttcctttcactttataattttacaattatCAGCACGACTagtctttaaaaaagaaataaaaagattttttttctattaagataAATAGAAAgactcttctcttttctttctcacaaaaagtctctataactagaagttatgggATAGATTACAAATTATggggtaaattcataaccaaaaattatgaaaaatatgtacaattcctataactagaagttatgggGGGAAATTATAGAATTACAGATACATGACTAGAAGTTTATATATGAtccctaattatttatttttaattatacaatATAACTAGAtgttataccaaacaatattatatagtcaaaagctataaaataaataaataaataaatgttcatagccCAAAGGTATGTACAAATTTACATAATGAAAGTTCATAGCTTGAAGATATgcacaaatttatataaaaacaatccataacctgaagttatgaacaaatttaaaaatttcttgttctgacaaaataatcatgaCCTCAAACTATAaaagatattaacttttaatttctttaatttcttttaattatattgtgtaactagaagttataaataaatagttcaTATCCTGAaactatatataaatttgaatattttcttgtttaaacaaaataatcataactcaaagttatgaaaatagtggcttttaatttttatttcgtaCTCATTTTTTACAACATgaattatggaaaacaatttttattaacaattgtttCATAGCCAGAAGCTAtgcatacaatttctaatttttcttgtataactagaagttatacaaaacaaaattgtcattAAACAACTATGTACCTAGaagatacataaattttttaaattttgttatataaccagaagttatataaatattattatccaTAACCCgaagttatgaaaataagaaaattaatattctttatgTGAATAAAAGGTTATGTCAAAGTTGTTAATATGTACTTTCTTATagttgaaattatataaatattattatttataacccgaagttatgaaaataagaaaattaatattctttgtgCTGATCAAAGGTTATGCCCAAGTTGTTAATGTGTACTTTCTTATAGCTAAAAACTATAGAGAGCAAAATTGTTAACTAACAATTTTGtacaactttatgaaatttatataaccaaaagttataatgaaataattatAGCCTGAAACTATGATAACAagcatatagataatatttatatattatcaaatgattaatattttgtatatcaaGTTATACAAATAGGTAAGTGTttgatagtttttataaatttctattattagAAGTTATATTGTCATTAGTAGAAAAATTTACATATAGATGTGGAATTTCGGATtgcataatatttttatattaaaggtgatagtctggaattttttttttattctagttaTTTAATACGCAATAAtcttttgatttagaaaattgagATTCTTTGGATACATGTGAAATATATGACTTGGTTATatgattaataaattgattttgcatgtcaGTTTTCTTTAAGACatgtttttatgattgaaaaattttgagttatataaatatatatatatatatatatatatattgcatgtTGCCacatatggtatttttattaatgcaataatttcattattcaaaaataacttagaaattacaataggttcaactattattcttaatatattatgttatatcttTACATATATGTTCAGATGGATTTGTAGtattttaattaaagttttgagaCAACAAGATACTTTAAATCATGATAtgttctcttgaaattttgatttatgaattaatttttgcacattgatttagatcataataatagtttgaataaaattattgatctattacaacaattagtttgattattgaaatacttctttgttatttcatgtataaattattccacacttacaaaatcaaatgtgtgagattatttaagaaatatataactttaaattatcttttcatatttgctttattgtgttatatatgcTCTCATTGTGTTTACACAAGTTATTAAGTTAAGTCATCATTAAtgactaatatttttcattgattttaactttttctttgtgataatatttcttcaactctaTAAAGAAGAGGCCTTGTGACaatgttttatgacttgttattttgataaaactcttgtctcattaattgcacaacattgatgacaaacaatgttaataATATATTAGGTGATAAAAGCCTTATTAAAGGCTCCAAAAGGGCTTATTCTATGTCACTAGTAAtatttgattccatgtgaatGCTACTTTATACAATGATAGATCCAGAAGAATCTTTTAAGACCAACTTGGTCTCTCGGGGTAAAAGGTCATATGGATGTACATTATAAAACcagaagtttttatttagtgatTAGTCTACATATACATTTAAAAAGTAGAATGACATGTTGtgcatattatcattttaatgagacaattttctcaCTGTTAGGAAGAGAAGAGCCAATTCGAGAAGAATGacgtgaaattatttggaatgcattgactttgacttATCTTAATCCTCA includes:
- the LOC104877825 gene encoding tubulin-folding cofactor D — encoded protein: MEGHTPIFCVGVLDSLAVELKVTKDFSKLYAGIAILGYIASVPESVNTQAFSHLLTFLGHRYPKIRKALAEQVYLVLLQNGELVTEDKMEKVLEIISETCWEGDIEEAKQRRLELHDMAGLETGLLPKIGNGASNRDGEKRPTASDENASYSSLVGSTRF